CCCTAGCTCAAGGACTCCAGCTCCTGAACCGCCAATCTGTGTTTCAACACCGTCAAAACAGCGTACTTCTGGGTTCGATCCCAAGTGGAAGGAGACGTTTTCTTGGTTGCAGGAAGGCGCAGACGGTGAGAACTACACATTGAATAAAACGACTTTGATAcagttttaagcattttgaaaataaagttggAAGTAACATTAATGTTTGGTTGCTCTGTACCGAATtacaataaagcgcaatcaatgTCCATAACAATTGACCATCTTGACTTGATCTATCGCAGtatgcaatcatttttttttctgataaaatatatattgcatagaCGTGAATAAAACATATCCGTTTCATTAGATTATGATAAgctgtaaagttttataatgaCAGTATAATAGATCATAATAAGTACCTTGAAATGGATATAGATGGCTTTTAAAAACACTTTCAGTAGCATTCTAAGCCCCTGATCCCTTTTTGAGTCCTGACCATCACATACTTTCAACGGCAATCTACATTGGATTTTTCCGGAAACGGATTTGAGCATGATTCAAGAACTTATcactttttgtttcaataatgcTTAAATTAACTAGTGAACAAaaattgaacttaaaacatTCACATTGCTCGGgcattttttatacatacagaataaataacatttcaagcAATTTAGCTTAATGCAGTTATCTGACACACGCACACAGACAACTTCGGTATTTAagacatttattataaatacagaGAGgtaaaattgttataattaaagataatatcatacttatttaaaatgtccATTACATACTTCATCAAAATGATTCATCAGCCTGGATATACATTTTTGTAGCTAATTTCTACAGAAAATTGTCCAAACAGatgtattaaacataaatatttcaggACTTCTAATTAAATGTGGAACAGTATTTAATGCCATATTTTAATATCCtacagaataaaacattttgccaTTGATCagaaaaagaacaacaacatgacAATGTAAGATACATTAAATGCAGTTCTATAAATAGTtaagattttatgaaacaatcgCAGAAGGGGGAGAATACTCAAGCTTCCACTTAAAACCAAGTACTTCTGACACAGCCTCTTCCAGTTTGCCCTCACTGAAGCAGTTTGCCTTCAGCCACAACACTACATCTTCTCCCCATTGTTGCTGAATGGCAGAGACAGGCCAGTCAAACTCGTAAGATACCTCTACAGCTGGGATAACTAGCGATTGAAGCTTTCTGGACTTTACTAGTAATAAGATGGAAGTGCTTGTCAGAGGAAAGCCGTATCGAATGGATGTCAATTTCTCACAGGCCATGGCCATGGCAATGAGAGCTGCTGGCAAGCGACTGTCACCACTTTCAAAGTTTTCCAGGTAGAGATTTGTGTATGTGAAGCTCTCCAGTGTGTGTTTGTAACATTCTATGAAGTGATCCATCACACCTTTAGTGACAATGTTGACTAGATCATCTAACACCAATGACCTCAAAGGCATATTTGGCACAAATGAATCTCTGATGACTAGAATATACTGAAGTACAAGATCAACTTTAAAAGCTGGACAAATCTCTAGAATGTTTTTCCACAGGTCCTCTCTAAGCTGACGCGAATCAGACAAAGCTAGCTCTTCATCTTGATACAAACAAATTTCTTGCAAACCATTTCCTACAAGCATTAGAAGAATAGGATCATTCACCTTTTCTCTTCTCACAGACAGTTTTGTCAGATTCTTAAAttcctttaaaacatgtaaatatccCTCATGATCTGTCAAAGAAGCAGATGCCAACCgaagttctgttattttatAAGCTAGACTTGTCTGGTGTAGTTCTGTCAATATGTTATTACTGCCGAATTCAACTGGTTCTGACCATGAGATAAATGGAGTCAGCAATGCCACATCTTGTAGAGTCTCACAGGACcgtaaaacattgataaatgcACAAACATCTCCTTTTTTCATTGCCATATCACAAGGAAATGTGTACTGTTGTGGCTCTGCAGGGCAAAACCTAAAGTACTTTAAAATTTGACAGTAGTTTGACACAGCTGTCAGAATCTGCTGTCCAGATCTTTGCAATGGATGACCAAAACATACTTCAATCTTTCTCATAAATTTTCCATACACCTTTAAACATATGAGAAAGTTTGCTCTCCTCTCCTTTGTGAAGTAGACATTCTCCTCAGCCTCTCCCCCATATCGGACCAGCGGCCAGGAGGCTGGAGTGCAGAGGTGGAGTTTCCATTCTGGGAGGGCATATGTGGCATTTATTTTCTCGTTCCAGTCGAGAAAGCTGAGAATGTGAGTGGCCACAATGGAAGGAACATCTTGGGGCCCCAGCACTGGGCAACTCCTGTCTATAGATGACCTAGGCAAGGTCATCTCTTTCAAGTCTGTAATGAAAAAAACTTGTAATTACAACGTGTGCACATTAGTATTTTGCCaaataaaaatcactgattGTTAAACTCAGAGAGTAGACGATTTTTGACACTGGACATTACAATTACTAAAGTGATACTCAATCCATTCGGCTTGTTTATATCAAACTTGAAAGTAACTTTCCTCTTCCACATTACCACatacatttagttttaaaaaactaataaTATAGATTCCAGCTTTGGATAGAAAGTGTGATTTGGATAGAGACGGGAAAGTCAAACCTCAACaattaaagggccataactcagtAGTGAGTCATGTTGCATGTTTACTATTGTTCAGAGTAtctgataataaatatatattgaattatgaatattacaGCTAAACTAAGAGAgaaaacaaaagctgtcacagagacagtgcgctcgactattccgccgcttttcggtgtatggattgaaaagttttggcgaaacatgcatggatcactgttagattagatttcaatgcaatacatgatgtgctgagatatttacataaattgaattggaaaatatttgaggtggtacgcaaactttaatgtaaattctaagtcgaaaaaggggcataattctgtcaaaatgcttgatatagtgacctcctcctgtgtacaggttgggggcatgatggtgaacaagtgtgcaaagtttcaaagccatatgtcaatggactttgaaaatatttgaggtggtacgcaaactttaaaataagttctaagtagaaaaaggggcataacttagtCAAattgcttgatagagttacctcctcctgtgtacaggtttggGGCataatggtgaacaagcgtgccaAGTTTTAAAGCCAGCTGTCAATGGcctttgaaatatttgaggtgaaacgcaaacttaaacgtaagttctaagtagaaaaaggggcataattttgtcaaattgcttgatagagttacctcctcctgagTACAGGTTGGGAGCAGAATGGTGAACAggtgtacaaagtttcaaagccatatgtcaatggactttgaaatatttcaggtggtatgcaaactttaacgtaaattctaagtaaaaaaaggggcaattttttgtcaaaatgcttgatagagttacctcctccagtgtataggttgggggcatgatggtgaacaagtgtgcaaagtttcaaagccagatgtcaatggactttgaaaatatttgaagtggtatgcaaactttaacgtaaattctatttaagtagaaaaaggggcataattctgtcaaaatgcttgatacagtgacctcttCCTATACAGGTTTGGGGCataatggtgaacaagcgtgccaagtttcaaagccagatgtcaatggcctttgaaatatttgaggtgaaacgcaaacttaaacgtaagttctaagtagaaaaaggggcataattttgtcaaaatacttgatagagttacctcctcctgtgtacaggttaggggcatgatggtgaataagtgtgcgaagtttcaaagccatatgtcaatggactttgaaaatatttgaggtggtacgcaaactttaacgtaaattctaagtagaaaaaggggcatttttttgtcaaaatgcttgatagagttacctcctcctgtgtataggttgggggcatgatggtgaacaagtctgcaaagtttcaaagccatatgttcatggactttgaaaatatttgaggtggtacgcaaactttaacataagtggttacgcccacgctcgggtgactaggatagctctccttattcttcaaatagtcaagctaaaaagtatatttggtcaatgatatttatcaacagACCCTTTTTTTACTAGTCAATTTCTACCTGtacttttcattttgtttggGATACCTAGATGCTAGTGTGAAATTCTGAAGAATTACAGACAATTGTGACAAGGTTATATGGCCGAGATTTAGGAACAATATGATGATATGACCCAGGTTGAAAAACCATATACAGCTCAGATTAGCTCAGACCAAACAACCCAGAGACCACCCCAATCCAACAATCAAGTCTGTATGGTCATCACAGTGAGAAGGCCATGTCATCTGCAGGATGCGCTGCGTCAACAGCCAGTTAGTAAATGAAGCCTATTAATGGCTGTATCGATCTGGGATGGTCATTCCTATTATATAAGCACATGTTTACTAAGAAAGTTTccaataaattattcaaattatgtcaaataaacatgaacgtttcctatatatataaaagtaataaaacaaattaaagagCAAAGACAGACATTTTTCCCTGAACAGGTTAGATGCACAGACACTTTTgcgtgaaaagttattttttatatatttaaatttttatcgTGTTAATGTTCACAGCTTGTTCATAGGATCCAACCCAGCAGGTTTGAAGCGCACAAAAGGCAGCGCCAGTTTGTAggaatgatgttttattgtatgCTGTATGGTGGcttatttttgtgatatttcactgtttctaACAATTTGATATCTTCACTGTTTTAGATTTTTAGCCCGCTCTCACATCCATATCCATAGTCAATGTGTGTACAATTTTGGGACACCATTTCAATGATGTCATTTCCAAATTTTATTAAGTTCACATATAATTTGACGTATAGTAGTTGTAAGATGGCAATAaatttcaccttgtgaacatCAACAGTAAATAATTAATTGCTGTAgggcttttggtgctcactctgtgaaatattcacaatcttacactgaaacaaccATTTAAccactatatataaatattcctgTCATGACATCGGTGAACTAAACTCTGATGTCCAACTATCGTCTTGTGTCTGGTCTGTATTTTGCAATAGGTCGATCATTCATTACAATACAGCATGTTAATCTATTTTTAAAGGATTGCCTTTCCTAAACTTTGGCATAATCATTAAAAAGTCCATACGAGTGTTACACAATGATACCAAAAGCCAGAGTCCtacagcaaatgttgatatttgctcagaTATCGTCTataagaccacaattttcactAGCGTAAATAATGGatatgagcaatttgttgatgCGTGATTGGTAGATTGACTTTATGTGATGTTATCATtgatagtccaaataattgtacattgacagatttttttaaagattgatgatatggcaaatccttcaagACGTTAGGGATTTGAAAAAACTTAATTGTACGTCTTTTATTTTAGGGATTTGAAAAATTCCATACatcacgtctattattttagaataatcattgtattgataaaatgtcaaaatatccaACACTTTTGTAAAAGTTCTgatggccttgtggttaaggcatctgttttctatttcttttCTTGACTTAACGTTGGTTCGCACCCTACTTTAaccaaaaaactttttttattatatttgtattttttttctgcaatttggATATAGTCAaatacttatgcaccagtctattgtaaccacagccccccaaGGTCTGGGGGAATAGCGCtgcgggaactttgacttttggtccagccaaccccgggtaaaatccccggcCGGCAAGATGAACTGATGGTAAccccctgccaaatgccccccgcaccctaggtaaggcccatttcccgttatattttgcgcaaagacaaaaccaccacattcacttGGCACTGCGGGACCACCTGAAGGTAAATACATGGCCAATTTCCTCGGCTATATCCGCAGACCGGGGGGGCGGGGggcgtggttaaaattgactggtgcataataaaatgagtttttttttcaattgtatttCCGGGAAAACTGacagttggtaaaaaaatgaTCGAGACCTTTTAAGGAGAacataatgataaaaagttTCCTTCAATGGTCTTTTTCTTATTGTTGCGAAACCATAAACTcgtataaaatattaatgctaAAATTAACTAACACACGGTGAAGCAGTATAATCAAACAGTTCATACCTGAAGCAAAATGAAAGATGTAGAAGAATGAACATTATTTACCCATAAAACAGCATGAGATAAAGAAATCTTAGGGGACACATAATGCGGTGGCAGACAACAGTTTTTTAAAAgccaaaaaaaaagttgtgtgCCACGAAGTTTAGAGATAATCGATTAGAATAAAGATGGACGAATCACTGGATGATTACATATCAAAGACCAATTTTAAAGTTCAGTTTGGGTAAATATCCTAAAACTCAATTAATCAGCatagatttgttttattatttttagtaaaaagtagtcttgttatgaaaaataaaataacaacaatctCTTCGCGAAATAATGTTACttttggttttgatttttttttagaattttagaAAATCGTTTCATTCATGTTTTCTCAATTGCTGTTCATTATTAAGCTTTTGTTCTTTATGTCTAAGAAACAATGAATAATGTATTACTTGATTGCTACTGGTACTGTTTTCTGAGTTTGTTATTggtgaaataaatgaaataaatatttaagaactaCCAGAAACATAATGAAGTCTCTGAAATAAGTGATGAAACAATTACCGATGTAGAGAGGGGGTGTCTTTTAAgtgtcaacattttattaacgTTTTCCTGCTCCTGAAATATCTAAGTGAACTAACTGTGAGTGCACGTTTAAAGATTAGAAAATCTTTGACAATTGGGAacaaatttatttgagaaaaaactTAAtcgagaaaaaacaacatttcaaatttCCCGGAGTACAAAACCACTTTCCTCAAActtatttatgtgaaaatataataatgttttgaacattttcaggTACATTTGGTATATCATTGTTATTcattgtatatatgcatattttttgttatatataccTTCACCCTGTGTTTAAATGGGAGAGAGTTGTAGCATAActgggatacataagaaatgtaaaaataataaaaacgtaTCCCTGAACgtattgaaatgtcataatattactttttaaacaatgttaaaggACTAAATGGCAATATTTGAGTGTCCAAGCTATGTGATGCACACCGTTTTTTTGTGCCAAAATTGTTGTTCTTCTCACTGtagaacatttaaacattttccacctgtaaatttgtttttctgTCAACCACATAGCAGCTAGAACAGGATAAGAATGGTCTTGTGTTTAAGATGTTCcgctctcaaccaagaggtcaTAATATTGATCCCCTGTCTGGGGTGCATTCTCCAAAAGAAAAACAGTACATTTTTCccaaatatataataactttTGCAGTAACCCCAGTTACAAGTCAAATCAGCTTGGAGGGCAAAGCCGAAAGCGAATCACACCCAATTATCAAAGTTCGAGGGTGACTGATGTTTCTATCACAGTTCCGGCTGTCAGAAAGACTGGCTCAAACCAGAACAGAACAAACCAGATGAGAGATGCGCGTGAAAAGCTGACTGTGAAAACACATCCAACTGATGCTAGGCAGAAACTTATCCAGAAAGCTAAGGGCACAGATGCACGCCAGAAGCTGATTACCATTCGGGCTAACAAAGAGCCAGTTGATGCCCGCACCAAGCTTGTGGCGAAAAAGAGAATTCATGCCCCAGGAGCCCAAGCCCAGACACAAGCAGAAGACTTCACACTCACCAGAACTGtatgttaattgttgtttggattttttaacatctttgtttttatatcagCAGTATTTTCTCCTCTCTGACTAAATCCGCTGACCAAACTAGTTTTCAATCAATATTTCTGCAAGGATCTTATCAGGTATTGGTTCCGACATGCCTTCACAGGCAGAGCTGGATTCTCAACATGCATTAATTGGTCCGACATGCCTTGCCTGTGACATGTCATTGAAGTTATGCAATAAACCTTAAATTTGCCTGCGGGAAGGCTATAAATTTTCTGCTCCATGGGTTTTAAGCGATAAATTAGCAGTGCTCCATTCAGATGGGGTGTTAGTTGATTAATTAGAAATTAGAATGTACTTGAACTGTGTTGCTATATAAAAATGGAAATCTGTACAGTAATGAGTCATGAATTTTCAGGTCTCAAACAGATCAACAGTCGGAAACAATATTCAGCTTACTCCAGGACCACAGGGAAAATTCAGTATAACGAAAACTGTAAGTGCAGGTGATATGTTATAAGATTACTTGAAGgattaaaatgtattacatCTTTGTCAGTATTTACAAccatttaattaattgtaatcATTTTGTGACATATTGAACTGAAGTTATGATTGTTACAAAACCTAGAATAAAAATTCAAGtaaagtaaaaaatgtattgacatCTTGGCCTTCTTGGCAGTAGTTTTCTGTATGATCATTTAACCccaccaaaaatatattaaaaattagtttgaaatgaatattttaccaCACAGTatttttatgggtttttttacgGACTTACCCACACTTAATCTACCTGTGTCAAAAGAGgtgaaacatatataatattaaagtcTGGTTGATCATGTAActcttatttcaaaatatcaatgtcTGTAAAAAACGTCAGGGCTTCTATTAAGAATTTGAgtctggaagtatgaacttcctgtccatTAATTTTGGatgtttttcactgaaatgtggaagtttaagtctctcGAGTACAATATCTTTTCCCACTATTTTTCAACTAgtgtgttaaaaataaaataatttgaaagttcacaaacttatattataataattcattttattgtaagactcattgaaattgtgaccataaaagtaacaTTGACACCAGGTTCTGAtgttttgaacttccaagctttcacctttggaagttttcttcaaatttctggaagtttttgtactttcaAGGAAtaattttttgaagttttgacccatttctagggagtaatatacttccaaacttcctttaatagAAGCCATGAAAACGTTATAccttataaaaacataaaactataaatactatatatatgcattattattatgttcTTTTGAACATGATGcagctttcattcataaatatttCTGGCATGTAAATTGGGTAACGTATATATTTCAGGGTGGTATGACTTTTGTAGTTtgcttttaaaagtttaatctTTAGTTTAAGACTTGGACTGAATCATTTATTTCTTGTGCTGTTATTATACACTGTACTACAGATAACAGTCATGCATAATATATACTGAATTAATAAgaacagaaatatttatattaaagtgaAAGTTAGGCATCAGGAGAATAGTTTAACAGTTTGTTTCTTGGTTCTTTAAACAGTTGACAAAAGTCATGCCCCCTGGCTATGAGACGGTGTCCGGAGGGAGCGGTTTTGGGGCTCCACCCACTGTCACCCGACGCCTTGGACCACCCACAGGCACAACCATCACCAGAACTGTCCCCAACCCCTCTACTCAACCACCACAGGCCCCCAAGACCCAGCAGTACCTAGCACCTAATGTGCCCCAAACAATCCAGCCTGTTAATCTTCCCTATCCCCCAGCACAGCTCTACCCTCGAGCCACCTACATCCAGCCTCCTGCTACCCAGGAGCCCTACCAAACCCCAACATCTACATACCCTCCCCAGCCTGTCTATCAAGCCTTGCCCCCTTCTATCCCCCCTCAACCTTCTGCAGTAAATGTGCCTATGGGTTCAAATTACCAGGTAGGCTATCAGTACATGATAACAATAATAGTGATCTGAACAATGCTTATGTACAGACtgaattaaaaatacaatgtatgtaagATAACAAATTGTCTGGTAacattaatagaaaaataaaccTCTGTTTTTCTCAGTTTCATTGTTTGGTATTTCTGTAACTATATGCCATTTTCAGGTAAATGTTTCCTCTCAGGGCCAGATGATGCCGAAAATTCAGGTGCACAACGATCAGTATCGGCCGCCAGTCCCTGCTGCTTATGCACCAGCTCAGCAACAGTACACACCCCAGCCACAGTATGCCTCGCCCCAAGGGCCTCAGTACATGCTGCCATCACAGCAAGCCCCTTCCAGTCAGGCTTACGCATACACCCAGCCGCCCCAATCTGCCCAACCAATGTACTACCAGCCGGCCCCTGTAAACGAGCTGTTGGTGAAGGAGGAGCCATTAGATGAAGAGGTGGACTCTCAACCAATTCATAAGCAGAATTTCAGTGTTAAGACAATTATGAATGATACCCACACTCCAACAAAGCCTGTAGGCTTGCAGTCATCAGCTCTGAAAAGAAAGTCTCCTGCTGAGCCTCTGCGCTTTACCACAAACAGTGGACCACTGAAGACTTCTAGTTCTAGTTATGTTCCAATTATTGACACAGTTGGAATTATAGAACCAGCTAAGAAAGGGAAGTTCACAAAAATATCAGGACCAGATGATTCGGCAAGTGCCAAACTTCCTATTCAGAGAAAAGCACCTCTTGAAGATGTAAGCCAGTAAATTGCTGCTTTAACTCTGGTATTCCCATGTGgttttgaagtaaaatatgaTGAAAAGCAATTCGCctatacatgtttatgaaaagtaaagACTTTAGTTTAggcattttatgaaatatttgatcTCATCTTTGTGTAATGTCTTTGTGACTTGGCTACAGACATgcaaaaataaagatttgattCATTATTTATGATTCTTCCAGTCCCTTCTATACATATTATGTTTCTGACAACTTGCAATATCCTGATATAAATCATTCTCAATACATGTATTCttattgaatacaattttaacCTGATAATTGTTGTCTGTCATGTGTTTCAGGATGATGAGAATGTGATCAGCCCACTGCAGGGTTTCCGTATCTCCATCACTAACCTTGCTCACACCGTCACCCAGGATGACATCATTGTATGTAACTACCTACTGAAGTACATGTAATAGTCATGTTATGTGTAACTACAAGTTTTCATGTATCGACCTCTTACAGTAGTTTTCTTGAGGGTTTTACAGTGATATACTATTAGATACTAGAAGCTGGGGTTGTATGGGATATACTGGTACACCCTCAGTGAGTAGTTTCGTCCCACTGACTATGAGGGATGTCCCGTTACACGCCCAGGTACGAACAATGTAATGATTATACCTTACCAAGTACCTTTGATTAGTAACACATACTTGAAGTGTTCTCTGCTAGACTTATTTATACACTACAGTTTTTGTTTCTCTATAAACAAAATACGTAGAAAAGTTCATCAACTATATTTTGGAACAGCATTAATGTCAGTTAACAATGAATCGACCAAAACATTTGTTGGTTACACTAAACTGATTGGTTGTGACCAATGGTCATTAGAAATTTAGCAAACATATGTAAGCTCCTctatcaacattttgtttttctcgttAGTGGGGTATAGGTATAAAATTACAAGGGGCGAATTTATTATACACACCTCCACATAATTTGTGTGTAGCAGTGATGTCATCACAGCGAAGATATCATAAATATGCTGTTGTGGCAGAAATCATTTCAGTTTCTTCAGGTGTACGTCTTTGTTTTGTGTTGACTGCTGAAATAATGTGCTATGTGTTTTCTAAACTGTTTTCCTTCATTGTAATGTATAATGCTGACATAACATGCTTCGTAATCACACAGGAGCTGTTTGGAGCGGTTGGTGCAGTGAAGAGTGTCAAACTACTCAAGCGAGGCATGGCAGACGTCATCTATGTGAAGAGGGAGGATGCCATCAACGCCACAAAAACATATAGTGAACGTGAACTTGATGGTAAGACTGCAAAACAAACTCTGTTTATTATTGCGGCAGTTCTTTCAAATCATCGACTCAGcacaaattttaacattttgttggAAGAGAAAAGTATAATTTgcagaaataataattttaagctAAATATCAAGTATTTTGTATGACACTTAACATCTGCTTAACAGAActtgttatttgaaaataaataaagaaaatgattttacagGCCGGCCTATGGTAGTGAAGACAATGACACCAATGTCTGCAAGGATTAAGGACGTATCGGATAAAGTTCCTGCATCAGCCAAAGTTGGAGATGGACAGCCACTTGTGTATGTTGAATGTGTGATACTGTATTGTGGAGAGAATGCTAAATCTTTCTTGGAGTGAACTAAATGATTAATGCAAATTGTTTATGCATATACACGGATTACGTATAAGTTGATGTGATGAATTAAATTGGAACAATACAATAATCCTTTATGTTTTCCATTATtcgttttaattattaattgccCAGTACATCTCTTACTTTACTATACTCTATGTAGGACAACTGATCCCGGTATGACCAT
Above is a genomic segment from Mya arenaria isolate MELC-2E11 chromosome 2, ASM2691426v1 containing:
- the LOC128219556 gene encoding proteoglycan 4-like, which produces MDESLDDYISKTNFKVQFGNPSYKSNQLGGQSRKRITPNYQSSRVTDVSITVPAVRKTGSNQNRTNQMRDAREKLTVKTHPTDARQKLIQKAKGTDARQKLITIRANKEPVDARTKLVAKKRIHAPGAQAQTQAEDFTLTRTVSNRSTVGNNIQLTPGPQGKFSITKTLTKVMPPGYETVSGGSGFGAPPTVTRRLGPPTGTTITRTVPNPSTQPPQAPKTQQYLAPNVPQTIQPVNLPYPPAQLYPRATYIQPPATQEPYQTPTSTYPPQPVYQALPPSIPPQPSAVNVPMGSNYQVNVSSQGQMMPKIQVHNDQYRPPVPAAYAPAQQQYTPQPQYASPQGPQYMLPSQQAPSSQAYAYTQPPQSAQPMYYQPAPVNELLVKEEPLDEEVDSQPIHKQNFSVKTIMNDTHTPTKPVGLQSSALKRKSPAEPLRFTTNSGPLKTSSSSYVPIIDTVGIIEPAKKGKFTKISGPDDSASAKLPIQRKAPLEDDDENVISPLQGFRISITNLAHTVTQDDIIELFGAVGAVKSVKLLKRGMADVIYVKREDAINATKTYSERELDGRPMVVKTMTPMSARIKDVSDKVPASAKVGDGQPLVFNKKPRRQDPSKVVEVGTLHRALFKTGVNPSSKPITFTVNI
- the LOC128219566 gene encoding uncharacterized protein LOC128219566 isoform X2, translated to MTLPRSSIDRSCPVLGPQDVPSIVATHILSFLDWNEKINATYALPEWKLHLCTPASWPLVRYGGEAEENVYFTKERRANFLICLKVYGKFMRKIEVCFGHPLQRSGQQILTAVSNYCQILKYFRFCPAEPQQYTFPCDMAMKKGDVCAFINVLRSCETLQDVALLTPFISWSEPVEFGSNNILTELHQTSLAYKITELRLASASLTDHEGYLHVLKEFKNLTKLSVRREKVNDPILLMLVGNGLQEICLYQDEELALSDSRQLREDLWKNILEICPAFKVDLVLQYILVIRDSFVPNMPLRSLVLDDLVNIVTKGVMDHFIECYKHTLESFTYTNLYLENFESGDSRLPAALIAMAMACEKLTSIRYGFPLTSTSILLLVKSRKLQSLVIPAVEVSYEFDWPVSAIQQQWGEDVVLWLKANCFSEGKLEEAVSEVLGFKWKLEYSPPSAIVS
- the LOC128219566 gene encoding uncharacterized protein LOC128219566 isoform X1 translates to MDLKEMTLPRSSIDRSCPVLGPQDVPSIVATHILSFLDWNEKINATYALPEWKLHLCTPASWPLVRYGGEAEENVYFTKERRANFLICLKVYGKFMRKIEVCFGHPLQRSGQQILTAVSNYCQILKYFRFCPAEPQQYTFPCDMAMKKGDVCAFINVLRSCETLQDVALLTPFISWSEPVEFGSNNILTELHQTSLAYKITELRLASASLTDHEGYLHVLKEFKNLTKLSVRREKVNDPILLMLVGNGLQEICLYQDEELALSDSRQLREDLWKNILEICPAFKVDLVLQYILVIRDSFVPNMPLRSLVLDDLVNIVTKGVMDHFIECYKHTLESFTYTNLYLENFESGDSRLPAALIAMAMACEKLTSIRYGFPLTSTSILLLVKSRKLQSLVIPAVEVSYEFDWPVSAIQQQWGEDVVLWLKANCFSEGKLEEAVSEVLGFKWKLEYSPPSAIVS